TGAAGAGTCCGCCGCAGCGAACGCAACCGCGCCAGTCCTTCCATGAGGTCGATTATATCACCTTACGGTCTGCAACCAGGCGTTCTCATCGCGAAGCACCCCCATGCCGCCCCGTTCGTAAAACAAATTCCAAGGATGCACCCCCGCACCCCCCAGCCGCTGCGTCGTCAGCATATCGGTCTGCTGGAGCCTATCGACCTCACTGAGGACTTCGGGCACGGTAAAATCACCATACCCCTGCACCATCACCGTCAGCCGGTCACGAAAATCCGGCCGCACCTCAAAGCCCGCTTCGTGCCAGCCCTTCTCGCCCCGCAGCGGAGCAAAATACCACGCCAACTGCGCCACGTCGGTGATCCGCTCACCCGGCTCAGCAAAATCCCAATCGAGTACTCCCACCAGTTGGCCCTCTTCCCAGAGCGTATTCCAGGGCCCCAAATCACCGTGACGAATAATTTGCCCCGGAGCCTTCCCGGCCTTACCGATGCGCCACCTAGCCTCCGCCGGTGGCTCAAAATCCGCCACCATATCATGATACCGGCGCAGCCACTGCGTCATCTGCACGAGCCCATCCGCATCTTTCAAAACCTCAGGCCAGGGCCGGTGCGCCGCCGTTCCCGGCATATAGGTCAAAATCTCGCGGCCGCGTTCATCCATACCCAGAGGGCGCGGTGCCTCACGCAAACCACGCTCGGTGAGGTAGTCGAGCAAGGCGTGAATCGTCGGCGTCCACGGCCCAGCATTCCGGCGCACCGTATCCCCAAGCTTCACCGGAGCACTCACGGCCCCGCCGGATAGCTTAATCTCTTTCATCACGCCAGACCTGCACGAGCTTCACCGCATCGAGATTAGCCGCCACATCGTGCACCCGCACCATCGCCGCTCCATCGCGCACCACCATCGCCGTCAGGGCCACCGTCCCAAACACCCGATCGCGCGCCTCCTCATGACCCGTCAGCCGGCCGATAAATCCCTTTCGCGAAGCCCCAATCAACACCGGCTCGCGAAATTCCGCCACCAAGTTCCGCGTCGCCCGCAGCAGCTCAAGATTGTGCTCCATAGTTTTGCCAAAACCAATCCCCGGATCGAGCACAATCTGGTCGGCCCCCACGCCGGCCGCTCGTGCGCGCCGGGTCCGCTGGCGCCAAAATTCCGCCACCTCGCGCACCACGTCATCGTACTGCGGGTCACGCTGCATCGTCTCCGGCGTTCCCTGCATATGCATGAGCACCACGGCCGCACCATACTTCGCCACCACGCCGGCCATGCGCTCATCGCGCAATCCCGTAATGTCGTTAATGATATGTGCACCCGCCTCCAGCACCGCCTGGGCCACCTCGGGCTTCGCCGTATCCACTGAAATTACCGCCGTAGTCTCGCGCGCCAATCGCTCCACCACCGGCACCACCCGCCGCAGCTCCTCATCCAAGCTCACCGCTTGCGCACCCGGACGGCTACTCTCACCGCCCACATCAATCACCCGGGCGCCCTCACCCACCATCACCCGTGCTTGCTCCAACGCCGCCGCTACATCCACCACCCCATCGCCCGAAAACGAGTCCGGCGTCACGTTCAGCACTCCCATAATCACAGGCTCGTCGAGGTCTATGATCTTATCGCGTACACGCAACTTCATATCGGCAGTATACCCGAATCCACCAAATCCCAAATCTTCGCCACCGCCCGATCCGCAAATTCCGGCCCGGCTACTTCCAAAGCCATTTCCGCCGTCCCCAGACGCACCCCCGCCGGCACATAGTTGTGACTGCCGATCATGGCTGCTCGTTCGCTCGCCAGCAGCTTAGCGTGCAAAAACGCCTGCTCACGCCCCACGACGTGCTCAAAGAAGCTCGGCGGCAGTCGCAATCGCCCAGCCGTCATTACCCCCCGATGCGCCAGGTTATGCGGCCAGGCATGCTTGCCCGGATCGTTAAACAAAATCTTCACCATCACCCCGCGCCGATGCGCGGCCAGCAACCGCCGCGCTGTCTCGCCGTTGGGAAAATACTGACAGGTCATCACGATCCACTCCTGAGCCGCGTCAATCAACGCCAGCGCCCGATCATAAATCACCGACCGCCCCGCCACTCCTGCATCCAGCAGCAACCACGCGCCGGGTGCCACCGCGCGTACCACATCGTCGTCACCCACCGCCAACCGCGCACTACCGGTCGCAAACAACCGATCCGTCAACGCCACCAGCAGCTTCGCCACAGCTTGATCGCGCCAGCCCACCATCAAATCTAGATGATCACTGTTGTCAAAATTACATCCCCCAACCCACACATCATCATTTATCACCGCATACTTCATATGCGAACGGCCCCCATATGGGTTGGCAGGAACCCGGCGCGGCCGGTTGACCAACACATAGCGACCACCCGCCGCCTCAAGCTCGCGCAGCGCCGCCCCCGTATCGCCAAACGGCCCGCTCCGAGCGCTCGCCGGCTCCCGGCCCCACACTAACGGCCCCAATCTGCTCGTTTGACTATTAAACATGAAAGCAAACGCGTCCACCACCAAGCGCACATCCGCCCCATGCCGCGCTGCCACCCCCAGCGCCTCGAACACCTGGCGCACCGCCGGCTCACCGGCCGTCAGCGCCATCGTCGCCACCACCGCGCGGTCGCCAGCGCCCAACACCCGCAGCCGCCGAACCAAATCGCCGTAATACTCTGCCCTCGAATCAATCCTAAAGTGCGTCAACCTGGACCAGACCTAAAGGAGATTCCCATTCCATAAGAGAATTATATCCTATCAAAATTACTTAAAAAATTTTACGCATAAAAATTGTTAGGAATTCTACAAAGCCCCCATCCCAAACCCCAACAAACAAAAACAGACGCGTATCGCGCCTGCCATGCAAATGGTGCGGGCAACAGGAATCGAACCTGCCTCTCAACCTTGGGAAGGTCGCATACTACCGATGTACTATGCCCGCAAATGGAGCCGATGAAGGGACTCGAACCCATGACCTTTGCTTTACGAAAGCACTGCTCTACCAACTGAGCTACATCGGCACACGACGGCGCATGACCAGGATAGATTAGCAAATTCGGACCCGCTTTTCCAGAGCCCACCAGATTTGCTATCCTATGAACATGCTAAGTACTGCGCAATCCCTTATCAGCCGGGCCGGCCATCGCCTGGGGCTGTCCGATCAAGCCCTCGCCGAATTTCTGCAGCCCAACGCCGAGCATCAATTCGAAATCGAGCTAAAAAACGGCAAAAAATTCCCCGCCTATCGCATCCAACACAACAACCACCTTGGCCCCTACAAGGGCGGCATTCGCTTTCATCCCGAAGTCGATCTCGACGAAGTCCGCGCTCTAGCCACGCTCATGAGCCTCAAAACCGCCGCCGTCGGCCTGCCCCTGGGCGGCGGCAAAGGCGGCGTCACCGTCGACCCCCGCAGCCTCGACGCCGCTGAGCTCGAGGAACTCAGCCGAGCCTACGCCCACCACCTCGCGCTCCACATCGGCCCCCACAAAGACGTCCCCGCACCCGACGTCAACACCAACGCCCGCATCATCGACTGGATGGTCGACGAATTTGCCCGTCTCACCGGCGATACCACCTCGGCCAGCTTCACGGGCAAAAGCCTCGGCGCCGGCGGCAGCCTCGGCCGCGATGCTGCCACGGGCCGCGGAGGGGTCATCACGCTCGCCGAATACCTGCGGCTCACCGGCCAATCAGACCGCCAGCTCACCGTCGCCGTCCAGGGATTTGGCAACGTCGGCGCCTTCTTTGCCACCATCGCCGCCGCCGAGCAACCGCTGTGGCGCCTCGTCGCGGCCAGCGACACCAGCGCCGCCCTGGTCGACCCCGCTGGGCTCGATGCCGTCGAACTCGCCCAGTTCAAGCAGGCCGGCCGCCGCTTCGCCGACCTGCATTCACCCGCCATCACCGCCCTGCCGGCCGCCGACCTCATCGCCCAAGACGTGGACGTCCTCGTGCTCGCCGCCCTCGGCGACGCCGTCATCGAGTCCAACCTGCGCCGTGTCAAAGCCAAGCTCATCGTCGAGCTGGCCAACGGCCCCGTCAGCCTCATCGCCAGCGACCATCTCACGCCCGCCGGCACCGTTATCTTGCCCGACATCATCGCCAATGCCGGCGGCGTCATCGTGAGCTACCTTGAATGGCAGCAAAATCTCGCCGGCGAGCATTGGAGCGAAGCGCGCGTCAATGCGCAGCTTGCAGACCACCTCATTCCCGCCATCGACGCCACCATCAAAACCGCCGCCAAGGCCAAGGTCTCACTCAAAGAGGCTGCGTTCATGAACGCCCTCCAGCAAATCACTCGCCCCTAGCCCAATTTCGGCTAGGTCAAACCCTTGTGCTTCGGGAATTTACGCTCGTAGCGTTCCGCCAAAAACTCATACTTTTGCTCAAGTGCCCGCTTGGCCTCATCGGGGCTCATATAAAACACATCGTACAGATCCTGTTGCTGTACTTGAACGTTTTCAGACTTTATCTTGCGAATTCTTGAACGGCTCACGGTACCACCCTCACTCATGATTATGAGGCCAGTATTGCAGCCGATGCCGGACCGAACATCAGTACATATCACAAAGCTTACGGTCATAAGCTCGATTGTTTTGTCGATTCACCGCCGCTCAATACGCCAAATACGTCTTAAACACATACCCCGTGAGACCACCGTAGCGCACCTGTTGCCACTGCGAATCACTATCCGGCAGCAATTCCACCACCGTTCCCCCGTTCAAATCAGTCAAAATCGGCGTAGCAGTCGATTTACCGCTCCGCATATGCACAAATGAATTCGTAGTCGCGGTTGGCGTTGCCGGGGTCGGAACGGGCGTCGCCGCTGCGGTCGGCGCCACGACCGGCACCAACGTCGGGCTGGGAGTAGAAGAGGCCGTCGGAGTCGGACTAGCCGTCGCCGCCGGCCGCAGTAAATTATCGTTCGACAAGCTCCCCCGGCGCCCCAACGCCAAAGTCGCCTCCGCCAAAACACCGGCCAACAAAGCCAGCATCAATACCCCAACAAAGGTTGCGGCATTTCTTCCCATCAAGTCTTACTGCTGGTAATACTTAATGTAAAGCCAGACAATCGCACCCGCTACGGCCACAATTACGACCAATCCGATCACGAACTGCAGCACCACCGACCAGCTGCCACGACGACTCTGGGCTACCGGCTGCGCAGAAGGCTGAACCGCGGTAGTACGGGGATCGACGCTCCGCACCGGACGCGCCACCGGCTGCGCCGGCGCTTGTGCGCGCGCTGGACGCACCGCCGCCGGCCTCGTCACCGGCTGCGCACCCGTCGCTATCGGTCGCGCCCCAGCTGGCCGGGGTGGCCCCCCAAAGCCATCCATGCGGCGCGGGCCCATGTCGGTCATTCTTCGAGTCGGTCTTGGTTGATCCACGTTAGCGCCCAACAATTACCCTCTAAGCATACCACAATCATACCAAAAAGCTTACGCTATGACCTGCGTTTTCGTGCTATGCTCGGCAGCAAGATGGCACGTTTTCACACTAGCCGCACCTTCGACCTCCTGTTTGTGCTCACGCTAGCCGTTGTCATCGGCGGAGCCGCCCTCAACCGCACCACTATCACCGATAGCCTCTTTTTCTGGCAGTATACCCCAGACGCCAAAACCACCCTCATCGCCACCGACGCCGGCCTCAGCGACACCGGCCGGCACCTGCTCTATCGCACCAACCCTAAGTTCGACACCAAGACCGCTGTCGACGCCCACTGCGACACCGAGCGGCTCGGCTGCCTCACCCGCCAAGGCCAAGCCTTCATCTACGACGACTCCACCCGCCCTCAGCAAACGATCGTCACCGCCACCCACGAAATGCTCCACCTAGCCTACCGACGCCTTCCCCAAAGCCAAAAAGACACCCTCGCGCCCTTGCTCAACCAAGCCGTCGAGCAAAACGCCATTCTCGGCACCGAAGCCGAACTCGACGACCAGCCCAGCCCCGAGGACCGGCTCGACGAGGCCCATGCCCTTCTCGGCACCGAGTATCAGCACCTTCCGCCGGCCCTCGAAGACTACTACCGCACCTACTTCACCGACCGCTCCAAGGTCGTCCAGGC
This portion of the Candidatus Saccharimonadia bacterium genome encodes:
- a CDS encoding Glu/Leu/Phe/Val dehydrogenase; this encodes MLSTAQSLISRAGHRLGLSDQALAEFLQPNAEHQFEIELKNGKKFPAYRIQHNNHLGPYKGGIRFHPEVDLDEVRALATLMSLKTAAVGLPLGGGKGGVTVDPRSLDAAELEELSRAYAHHLALHIGPHKDVPAPDVNTNARIIDWMVDEFARLTGDTTSASFTGKSLGAGGSLGRDAATGRGGVITLAEYLRLTGQSDRQLTVAVQGFGNVGAFFATIAAAEQPLWRLVAASDTSAALVDPAGLDAVELAQFKQAGRRFADLHSPAITALPAADLIAQDVDVLVLAALGDAVIESNLRRVKAKLIVELANGPVSLIASDHLTPAGTVILPDIIANAGGVIVSYLEWQQNLAGEHWSEARVNAQLADHLIPAIDATIKTAAKAKVSLKEAAFMNALQQITRP
- a CDS encoding SH3 domain-containing protein — its product is MLALLAGVLAEATLALGRRGSLSNDNLLRPAATASPTPTASSTPSPTLVPVVAPTAAATPVPTPATPTATTNSFVHMRSGKSTATPILTDLNGGTVVELLPDSDSQWQQVRYGGLTGYVFKTYLAY
- a CDS encoding phospholipase D-like domain-containing protein produces the protein MTHFRIDSRAEYYGDLVRRLRVLGAGDRAVVATMALTAGEPAVRQVFEALGVAARHGADVRLVVDAFAFMFNSQTSRLGPLVWGREPASARSGPFGDTGAALRELEAAGGRYVLVNRPRRVPANPYGGRSHMKYAVINDDVWVGGCNFDNSDHLDLMVGWRDQAVAKLLVALTDRLFATGSARLAVGDDDVVRAVAPGAWLLLDAGVAGRSVIYDRALALIDAAQEWIVMTCQYFPNGETARRLLAAHRRGVMVKILFNDPGKHAWPHNLAHRGVMTAGRLRLPPSFFEHVVGREQAFLHAKLLASERAAMIGSHNYVPAGVRLGTAEMALEVAGPEFADRAVAKIWDLVDSGILPI
- a CDS encoding aminoglycoside phosphotransferase family protein translates to MKEIKLSGGAVSAPVKLGDTVRRNAGPWTPTIHALLDYLTERGLREAPRPLGMDERGREILTYMPGTAAHRPWPEVLKDADGLVQMTQWLRRYHDMVADFEPPAEARWRIGKAGKAPGQIIRHGDLGPWNTLWEEGQLVGVLDWDFAEPGERITDVAQLAWYFAPLRGEKGWHEAGFEVRPDFRDRLTVMVQGYGDFTVPEVLSEVDRLQQTDMLTTQRLGGAGVHPWNLFYERGGMGVLRDENAWLQTVR
- the folP gene encoding dihydropteroate synthase: MKLRVRDKIIDLDEPVIMGVLNVTPDSFSGDGVVDVAAALEQARVMVGEGARVIDVGGESSRPGAQAVSLDEELRRVVPVVERLARETTAVISVDTAKPEVAQAVLEAGAHIINDITGLRDERMAGVVAKYGAAVVLMHMQGTPETMQRDPQYDDVVREVAEFWRQRTRRARAAGVGADQIVLDPGIGFGKTMEHNLELLRATRNLVAEFREPVLIGASRKGFIGRLTGHEEARDRVFGTVALTAMVVRDGAAMVRVHDVAANLDAVKLVQVWRDERD